From a single Mycolicibacterium moriokaense genomic region:
- a CDS encoding toprim domain-containing protein gives MNPLPQPAETAYQRILTALNTSNRQVVVRDDRAMAQCPAHDDRNPSLAVTAIEGQVLIYCHAGCDTESVVRALDMTLADLFDAPRGATYVYPDERRVHRDPQKRFRQSGNTRGRSLFRADLIANAELVYVVEGEKDVLAVEAAGGTAVCPAMGAGKSANFDWSPLRGKKVVIVADRDEVGRRHASAVAIHLYAIASSVTVVEPRSGKDFADHYAAGFSLADLEPVVHAQSEPEHMTPTPASQEKKSAAVRLVELAKEQYHLGCTDDGEPFGARKSQPHIAIPLRGGRAGLRADLAAQYFSDNGTAAGGQALMDAISILDGLAAREQPERLYLRVASAADAVYVDTGRLDGQVFRISDGRWSLLPSAPVRFLRTKLTGEMTLPAGEPNLDLLWEFINVAVEDRPILLATLIAALVSSDTPHPVLALFAEQGSAKSTVTRIIVDLIDPSPVPLRQAPRDADSWVTAAAGSWVVALDNLSAIPPWLSDSLCRAVTGDGSVKRALYTDGGLSIVSFRRCLILNGIDVGALRPDLAERLAVVELKRIDLRSRRTESEIYLEWARARPRIMGALLNLAATVHNGRPIASLGFTPRMADFARLLAVVDSEMGTNGLARYMARANQLSEDSLQGDVFIESMRNSCTEPLLGKTGAELLAIVQPTGDGGRRPIGWPKNGRDVTTALKRNATALRALGWTIEDDGACNHRNVLLWSIRPPQEDQKRNCSSPPSQPVTPGRPLTENMAS, from the coding sequence ATGAACCCACTGCCTCAGCCTGCGGAAACGGCCTACCAGCGGATTCTCACAGCGCTCAATACCAGTAATCGCCAAGTCGTTGTCCGCGATGACCGTGCTATGGCACAGTGCCCGGCCCACGATGACCGGAACCCGTCACTTGCCGTCACCGCAATAGAGGGTCAGGTGCTGATTTACTGCCATGCGGGCTGCGACACCGAATCGGTGGTCCGCGCGCTTGATATGACGCTTGCTGATCTATTCGACGCTCCCCGCGGTGCCACGTATGTCTATCCCGACGAGCGCCGGGTGCATCGTGACCCTCAGAAGCGGTTTCGCCAGTCCGGTAATACACGTGGGCGCAGCCTATTTCGTGCTGACCTTATTGCGAACGCCGAGCTCGTCTACGTCGTCGAAGGCGAGAAGGACGTCTTGGCGGTCGAGGCGGCGGGAGGCACTGCCGTCTGCCCTGCGATGGGGGCGGGCAAATCAGCCAACTTTGACTGGAGTCCGTTGCGCGGCAAGAAAGTCGTAATTGTTGCCGATAGAGACGAAGTAGGACGCCGTCACGCGTCTGCGGTGGCGATACACCTCTATGCCATAGCATCCAGCGTCACCGTCGTCGAACCGCGTTCAGGTAAGGACTTTGCTGACCACTATGCAGCTGGTTTCAGTCTTGCCGACCTCGAACCTGTCGTTCATGCACAAAGCGAACCGGAGCATATGACCCCAACACCCGCCTCGCAGGAAAAGAAGTCTGCTGCCGTAAGACTCGTCGAGCTGGCCAAGGAGCAATACCACCTAGGTTGCACCGACGACGGCGAGCCCTTTGGGGCGAGAAAGTCACAGCCGCATATTGCTATACCTCTTCGTGGTGGCCGAGCCGGCTTGCGCGCAGACCTTGCTGCTCAATACTTTTCGGATAACGGGACCGCGGCGGGCGGTCAAGCACTGATGGATGCCATTTCGATTCTCGACGGTCTTGCGGCGCGGGAACAGCCCGAACGCCTATACCTGCGGGTAGCAAGTGCAGCAGATGCCGTTTACGTCGACACTGGGCGCCTCGATGGCCAGGTCTTTCGAATAAGCGATGGCAGGTGGTCGCTCCTTCCGTCGGCGCCAGTTCGATTCCTGCGAACCAAGTTGACCGGTGAAATGACCCTTCCTGCCGGTGAGCCGAATCTCGACCTGCTATGGGAATTCATCAATGTGGCTGTCGAAGACCGCCCCATCCTCTTGGCCACGCTTATTGCAGCCCTCGTGAGCAGCGACACGCCACATCCGGTATTAGCCCTTTTCGCCGAGCAGGGCAGCGCGAAAAGCACTGTCACGAGGATAATTGTCGATCTGATCGATCCGTCGCCTGTGCCTCTCCGACAGGCACCTCGCGACGCCGATTCGTGGGTTACGGCGGCTGCCGGCTCTTGGGTTGTTGCCCTCGACAACTTGTCTGCTATCCCACCCTGGCTGTCAGATTCGTTGTGCAGAGCGGTGACTGGAGACGGCAGCGTCAAACGTGCTTTGTACACGGACGGAGGACTGTCAATCGTGAGTTTCCGCCGATGCCTCATTCTCAATGGGATCGATGTCGGCGCGTTGCGCCCAGATCTCGCGGAGCGACTCGCTGTGGTGGAACTCAAGAGGATCGATCTACGCTCCCGAAGAACAGAATCAGAGATCTATCTGGAGTGGGCGAGGGCTCGTCCGAGGATCATGGGCGCTCTGCTCAATCTCGCCGCGACAGTGCACAATGGCCGGCCCATCGCCAGCCTCGGCTTCACTCCGAGGATGGCCGACTTCGCCCGCCTGCTGGCTGTAGTGGATAGCGAAATGGGAACGAATGGACTTGCGCGCTATATGGCTCGAGCGAACCAGCTGAGCGAAGATAGCCTTCAGGGCGATGTCTTCATCGAGTCGATGCGCAACAGTTGCACTGAACCGCTATTAGGGAAGACGGGCGCCGAGCTCCTGGCGATTGTGCAGCCGACCGGCGACGGCGGTCGGCGTCCTATTGGATGGCCCAAGAATGGCCGCGACGTCACCACGGCGCTGAAGCGGAACGCTACTGCTCTGCGTGCTTTGGGTTGGACAATCGAGGACGACGGCGCCTGTAACCATCGGAATGTGCTGCTGTGGTCGATCCGTCCTCCGCAGGAAGACCAGAAGCGGAACTGTTCCTCGCCACCCTCGCAACCCGTCACACCGGGAAGGCCGTTGACCGAAAACATGGCGTCCTGA
- a CDS encoding helix-turn-helix transcriptional regulator → MSIMSARQVSDLTGVPVGTLRYWRHAGTGPASFTLGRRVVYRRSEVERWIAEQESATRRGGDGAA, encoded by the coding sequence ATGAGCATCATGTCAGCCCGCCAAGTCTCGGATCTCACTGGTGTGCCAGTGGGCACTCTCCGGTACTGGCGCCATGCCGGGACGGGACCAGCAAGTTTCACGTTGGGGCGTCGAGTTGTTTACCGACGCAGCGAAGTCGAGCGATGGATCGCCGAACAAGAGAGCGCAACCCGCCGTGGAGGTGACGGCGCCGCCTGA
- a CDS encoding helix-turn-helix domain-containing protein — translation MHDDPPPGADEDFSQTFGRNMRIARGQRGWSQRQLAEALEGQGVRLDPSAVTRIERGDREVKLREAAAIADCLNTDLQQLLMPSGPDRLSAVLAVRGFAEKRMRAGRFAFAELGHYARTMQELLELAPEAMDRLRRLRGRSEELDAHDHVVLELKELLADLHWQKPDFEVADVDERLGDVLQRVVNAAVDNLFVGANSEDVGVDEPRGVNRDDAEA, via the coding sequence GTGCATGATGATCCTCCTCCGGGCGCTGACGAAGACTTCAGCCAGACGTTTGGGCGGAACATGCGCATAGCGCGCGGACAAAGGGGTTGGAGTCAGAGGCAACTCGCAGAGGCTTTGGAAGGCCAAGGTGTTCGACTCGACCCCTCGGCCGTTACACGAATCGAGCGCGGTGATCGCGAAGTCAAGCTGCGGGAGGCGGCCGCGATTGCCGACTGTCTGAACACCGATCTTCAGCAGCTGCTGATGCCTTCAGGTCCGGACCGGTTGAGCGCGGTTCTCGCGGTCCGAGGGTTCGCCGAGAAGCGGATGCGGGCGGGTCGATTCGCATTCGCTGAGCTCGGCCACTACGCCCGAACGATGCAAGAGCTTCTGGAGCTAGCGCCAGAAGCCATGGATCGACTCCGCCGACTCCGTGGTCGTTCTGAGGAACTAGACGCTCATGACCACGTCGTCCTCGAACTAAAAGAGTTACTGGCCGACTTGCATTGGCAAAAGCCAGATTTCGAAGTCGCGGACGTCGATGAACGGCTCGGCGATGTACTCCAACGGGTCGTGAATGCGGCCGTCGACAACCTGTTTGTTGGCGCGAATTCCGAGGACGTCGGCGTAGACGAGCCTCGCGGCGTGAACAGGGACGATGCAGAGGCGTAA